DNA sequence from the Halorussus limi genome:
TCGGCCTGAATCGAGCAGTACTGGTCGTTGGGGTTCTTCTCGTAGTAGTCCTGGTGGTGTTCCTCCGCCTCGTAGAAGGTTTCGAGGGGTTCGACTTCGGTCACGATGTCGTCTTCGTCGTAAGCCCCTTCGGACTCCAACTCCTCGATGAATCGCTCGACGGTCGCGCGCTGGTCGTCGTCGTGGTAGAAGACGGCCGAGCGGTACTGGGTCCCCACGTCGGGCCCCTGCCGGTTGAGTTGCGTCGGGTCGTGGACCGTGAAGAACACCTTCAAGATGCCCTCGTAGCTCAGAACGTCGGTGTCGTACTCGACCTGCACGACCTCCGCGTGGCCGGTGTCGCCCGAGCAGACCGCTTCGTAGGTCGGGTCCTCGACGTGGCCGCCCGCGTACCCGGAGGTGACTGCCTCGACGCCGTCGAGTTCCTTGAACGCCGCTTCGGTACACCAGAAGCATCCACCGGCGAGAGTGGCACTGTTCGTCGTCATTGGCGATAGGTAGGGGACGAAGACGGTTAGGTCTGCGGGAAGCGGCTAAGTCACGCGGTTGGCGGTAGACTGCCCGCCCGCGCTGTCGCGGGGTCTCACTGCGGACACCGAGGCCGAGAGAACCGCCGAAACCCGCGGAGAGTCAGCAAATCGGCTTCGGGTCGAGTCCCATCCCCTGCAGCGTCTCGGCGTACTCGTCGTAGGCGATTTGGACGGTCCGCTCGGCGGTTTCCCGGGCGCGCTCCCACTCGTCGCCGTCGCAGTGAGCGGCCAGCAGGTCGGTTCCGGTCGACACTCCCGCCTGCGTGTCCGAGCGCAGGTCTCGGAAGAGGTCGGCCCGGCGCTCGTCGGCCTCGTTGACGAAGAAGTTCACGACCTGCAACTGGGTCCGGTCGCTCGCCAGCGACCGGCCGACCAGTCCCGCCGCGCGCTCGACCGTGGTGTCGAGGCCGCGCAGGTAGTCGTGCATCGGGTCGGTTTCGTCGGCGGGGTCGAACTCGGCGTCGAGTTCGGCCGCTACCCGGTCGTAGTGGTCGCGCTCCTCGTCGGCCAGCGCGGCGAACGCGTCGGCGGCGTCGCCCTCGCCGTCCGTCTCTGCCGACTCGGCCCACGCGGCGAACGTCTCGCGGGCGGCGCGTT
Encoded proteins:
- the msrA gene encoding peptide-methionine (S)-S-oxide reductase MsrA, with translation MTTNSATLAGGCFWCTEAAFKELDGVEAVTSGYAGGHVEDPTYEAVCSGDTGHAEVVQVEYDTDVLSYEGILKVFFTVHDPTQLNRQGPDVGTQYRSAVFYHDDDQRATVERFIEELESEGAYDEDDIVTEVEPLETFYEAEEHHQDYYEKNPNDQYCSIQAEPKVQKVREKFKDKVKQETSMK
- a CDS encoding ferritin family protein gives rise to the protein MDADAFPDAIRDAKATELDRLGSQQALVALTDADLDAERVLRAAARSERAARETFAAWAESAETDGEGDAADAFAALADEERDHYDRVAAELDAEFDPADETDPMHDYLRGLDTTVERAAGLVGRSLASDRTQLQVVNFFVNEADERRADLFRDLRSDTQAGVSTGTDLLAAHCDGDEWERARETAERTVQIAYDEYAETLQGMGLDPKPIC